A single region of the Lotus japonicus ecotype B-129 chromosome 4, LjGifu_v1.2 genome encodes:
- the LOC130711613 gene encoding uncharacterized protein LOC130711613 isoform X1, whose product MQLSSCNLLFIPAKNPPRFSFKPCFCFNHNSAESNSLQAETLKTLEWSSICKHLSAFTSTSMGSSAANAARLPIGRTPQESQKLLDQTSAARLVTHPPDFTGIHDLTEILTVAVSGQLLTIPELCTVRRTLTAARELFHNLKHLASASSNPQRYIPLLEILRNCNFQLDLERKIGFCVDCKLSVILDRASEDLEIIRSERRRNLENLDSLLKEASSQIFRAGGIDRPLITKRRSRMCVGVRASHRYLLPNGVVLNVSSSGATYFMEPKDAIDLNNMEVRLSNSEKAEERAILSMLASEIANSESEINYLLDRILEVDLAFARAAYAGWMNGVCPIFSLGNFEGCDSVEEDDDLTVNIDGVRHPLLLESSLEKNSDNLTRSGNVAKLGNGNGAVASTNRPQGLSDFPVPVDFKIRHGTRVVVISGPNTGGKTASMKTLGLVSLMSKAGMHLPAKNSPKLPWFDLILADIGDHQSLEQNLSTFSGHISRICKFLEVASKQSLVLIDEIGSGTDPSEGVALSTSILQYLKDHVNLAVVTTHYADLSNLKEKDTSFDNAAMEFSLETLEPTYRILWGCTGDSNALSIAQSIGFDRNVINHAQKWVEKLKPEQQQERRGILYQSLQEERNRLKAQAEKAAYIHKEIMDVYREIQGEAEDLDRREMELMAKETQQVQQELEDAKSQMETTIQKFEKELRVSGRDKLNSLIRESESVIASIVKSHTPPDSFPVSEADHGSYAPQFGDQVRVKGLGGKLATVVELPGDDEAILVQYGKVKVRVKKSSIIAIPSSAKNAVTSSSTNQGRQSLQKAQHRGNLDVNSNDDLPYGPVVRTSKNTVDLRGMRVEEASIHLEMAINASRPYSVLFVIHGMGTGAIKERALEILQSHARVSNYEPENPMNYGCTIAYVK is encoded by the exons ATGCAACTCAGCAGCTGCAACCTCCTCTTCATTCCGGCGAAGAACCCCCCACGGTTTTCATTCAAACCCTGCTTCTGCTTCAACCATAACTCGGCCGAGTCAAACTCACTCCAAGCCGAGACCCTCAAGACACTGGAATGGAGCTCCATATGCAAGCACCTCTCTGCATTCACCTCCACCTCCATGGGCTCCTCCGCCGCCAACGCCGCCCGTTTGCCCATCGGACGGACCCCTCAGGAGAGCCAGAAGCTTCTCGACCAGACTTCCGCCGCCAGACTCGTCACTCATCCGCCTGACTTCACCGGAATCCATGACTTGACGGAGATTCTCACTGTTGCTGTCTCCGGTCAGCTGCTAACCATCCCGGAGCTTTGCACCGTTCGCCGCACGCTTACTGCCGCCAGAGAATTGTTCCACAATTTGAAACACTTGGCTTCTGCTTCTAGTAATCCACAAAG GTACATACCCCTTCTTGAAATACTGCGTAATTGTAATTTTCAACTGGACTTGGAGCGTAAAATAGGATTTTGCGTAGATTGCAAGCTTTCAGTAATTCTTGATAGAGCAAGTGAAGACCTGGAGATCATTAGATCAGAAAGAAGGAGGAACCTAGAAAATTTGGATTCTTTATTGAAGGAAGCATCATCTCAAATCTTCCGGGCTGGGGGCATTGACAGACCATTAATAACTAAGCGTCGATCTAGAATGTGTGTCGGTGTTAGGGCTTCCCATAGATACTTGCTTCCAAATGGGGTTGTTCTGAATGTTAGCAGTTCTGGAGCAACATACTTTATGGAACCCAAAGACGCAATAGATCTGAACAACATGGAAGTTAGGCTTTCGAACTCCGAGAAGGCTGAGGAAAGAGCTATCTTGAGTATGCTTGCATCTGAAATAGCAAATTCAGAATCAGAGATAAACTATTTATTGGATAGAATTCTTGAGGTTGATCTCGCTTTTGCAAGAGCTGCCTATGCTGGATGGATGAATGGGGTGTGTCCAATTTTTAGTTTAGGTAATTTTGAAGGCTGTGATTCAgttgaagaggatgatgatttAACAGTAAATATTGATGGTGTACGACATCCATTACTTCTGGAGTCCTCCCTAGAAAAAAATTCAGATAATCTTACAAGATCTGGAAATGTTGCGAAGTTGGGGAATGGAAACGGAGCAGTGGCTTCTACAAATAGACCACAAGGCTTATCAGACTTCCCTGTGCCAGTTGACTTTAAAATTAGACATGGAACTAGAGTGGTGGTGATCTCAGGACCTAATACTGGAGGGAAAACTGCTTCCATGAAAACATTGGGCCTGGTGTCACTTATGTCAAAGGCTGGAATGCACCTGCCTGCCAAGAACAGTCCAAAACTTCCTTGGTTTGACCTTATCCTTGCAGATATTGGAGATCATCAG TCCCTTGAACAAAACCTCTCAACTTTTAGTGGGCACATCTCACGTATTTGTAAGTTTTTGGAAGTGGCCTCAAAACAATCACTTGTTCTCATTGATGAAATCGGCAGTGGAACTGATCCATCAGAAGGTGTAGCTCTTTCTACCAGTATCTTACAATATTTAAAGGATCATGTTAACTTGGCTGTTGTGACCACTCATTATGCTGATCTAAGTAATTTGAAGGAAAAGGATACCAGTTTTGACAATGCAGCAATGGAGTTTTCACTTGAAACATTAGAACCAACTTATAGGATCCTTTGGGGATGTACTGGTGATTCAAATGCCTTAAGCATAGCACAATCTATTGGCTTCGATAGAAATGTAATTAATCATGCCCAAAAATGGGTAGAGAAGTTAAAACCAGAACAGCAGCAAGAGCGAAGAGGAATACTGTATCAGTCATTGCAGGAGGAAAGAAACCGATTAAAGGCCCAGGCTGAAAAGGCTGCATACATTCATAAAGAAATCATGGACGTATACCGTGAG ATCCAAGGGGAGGCAGAAGACCTTGATAGACGAGAGATGGAACTTATGGCAAAGGAAACTCAGCAGGTCCAACAAGAGCTAGAGGATGCAAAATCTCAGATGGAAACAACGATAcagaaatttgaaaaggaactcaGAGTCTCTGGGCGTGATAAACTCAATTCACTTATTAGAGAATCTGAATCTGTGATTGCCTCCATTGTAAAATCCCATACTCCTCCTGATAGTTTTCCTGTCAGTGAAGCTGATCACGGTTCATATGCTCCACAATTTGGCGACCAAGTTCGTGTAAAGGGATTGGGAGGGAAATTAGCCACAGTGGTTGAGTTGCCTGGGGATGATGAGGCAATCCTGGTACAGTATGGTAAAGTGAAAGTCCGTGTGAAAAAAAGTAGCATCATAGCTATTCCATCCAGTGCAAAGAATGCTGTAACTAGTTCTTCCACAAATCAGGGGAGGCAG AGTCTGCAGAAAGCACAACACAGGGGTAATTTAGATGTCAACAGCAATGATGATCTTCCATATGGTCCAGTGGTGCGAACATCTAAGAATACTGTGGATCTTCGCGGTATGCGAGTGGAAGAAGCTTCTATCCACCTTGAGATGGCAATTAATGCAAGTCGACCATATTCGGTTCTCTTTGTGATACATGGGATGGGCACTGGCGCTATTAAGGAACGTGCGCTTGAGATCTTACAGAGTCATGCACGTGTTTCTAATTATGAGCCTGAAAATCCAATGAATTATGGTTGTACCATTGCCTATGTCAAGTGA
- the LOC130711613 gene encoding uncharacterized protein LOC130711613 isoform X2, with protein sequence MQLSSCNLLFIPAKNPPRFSFKPCFCFNHNSAESNSLQAETLKTLEWSSICKHLSAFTSTSMGSSAANAARLPIGRTPQESQKLLDQTSAARLVTHPPDFTGIHDLTEILTVAVSGQLLTIPELCTVRRTLTAARELFHNLKHLASASSNPQRYIPLLEILRNCNFQLDLERKIGFCVDCKLSVILDRASEDLEIIRSERRRNLENLDSLLKEASSQIFRAGGIDRPLITKRRSRMCVGVRASHRYLLPNGVVLNVSSSGATYFMEPKDAIDLNNMEVRLSNSEKAEERAILSMLASEIANSESEINYLLDRILEVDLAFARAAYAGWMNGVCPIFSLGNFEGCDSVEEDDDLTVNIDGVRHPLLLESSLEKNSDNLTRSGNVAKLGNGNGAVASTNRPQGLSDFPVPVDFKIRHGTRVVVISGPNTGGKTASMKTLGLVSLMSKAGMHLPAKNSPKLPWFDLILADIGDHQSLEQNLSTFSGHISRICKFLEVASKQSLVLIDEIGSGTDPSEGVALSTSILQYLKDHVNLAVVTTHYADLSNLKEKDTSFDNAAMEFSLETLEPTYRILWGCTGDSNALSIAQSIGFDRNVINHAQKWVEKLKPEQQQERRGILYQSLQEERNRLKAQAEKAAYIHKEIMDVYREIQGEAEDLDRREMELMAKETQQVQQELEDAKSQMETTIQKFEKELRVSGRDKLNSLIRESESVIASIVKSHTPPDSFPVSEADHGSYAPQFGDQVRVKGLGGKLATVVELPGDDEAILVQYGKVKVRVKKSSIIAIPSSAKNAVTSSSTNQGRQKAQHRGNLDVNSNDDLPYGPVVRTSKNTVDLRGMRVEEASIHLEMAINASRPYSVLFVIHGMGTGAIKERALEILQSHARVSNYEPENPMNYGCTIAYVK encoded by the exons ATGCAACTCAGCAGCTGCAACCTCCTCTTCATTCCGGCGAAGAACCCCCCACGGTTTTCATTCAAACCCTGCTTCTGCTTCAACCATAACTCGGCCGAGTCAAACTCACTCCAAGCCGAGACCCTCAAGACACTGGAATGGAGCTCCATATGCAAGCACCTCTCTGCATTCACCTCCACCTCCATGGGCTCCTCCGCCGCCAACGCCGCCCGTTTGCCCATCGGACGGACCCCTCAGGAGAGCCAGAAGCTTCTCGACCAGACTTCCGCCGCCAGACTCGTCACTCATCCGCCTGACTTCACCGGAATCCATGACTTGACGGAGATTCTCACTGTTGCTGTCTCCGGTCAGCTGCTAACCATCCCGGAGCTTTGCACCGTTCGCCGCACGCTTACTGCCGCCAGAGAATTGTTCCACAATTTGAAACACTTGGCTTCTGCTTCTAGTAATCCACAAAG GTACATACCCCTTCTTGAAATACTGCGTAATTGTAATTTTCAACTGGACTTGGAGCGTAAAATAGGATTTTGCGTAGATTGCAAGCTTTCAGTAATTCTTGATAGAGCAAGTGAAGACCTGGAGATCATTAGATCAGAAAGAAGGAGGAACCTAGAAAATTTGGATTCTTTATTGAAGGAAGCATCATCTCAAATCTTCCGGGCTGGGGGCATTGACAGACCATTAATAACTAAGCGTCGATCTAGAATGTGTGTCGGTGTTAGGGCTTCCCATAGATACTTGCTTCCAAATGGGGTTGTTCTGAATGTTAGCAGTTCTGGAGCAACATACTTTATGGAACCCAAAGACGCAATAGATCTGAACAACATGGAAGTTAGGCTTTCGAACTCCGAGAAGGCTGAGGAAAGAGCTATCTTGAGTATGCTTGCATCTGAAATAGCAAATTCAGAATCAGAGATAAACTATTTATTGGATAGAATTCTTGAGGTTGATCTCGCTTTTGCAAGAGCTGCCTATGCTGGATGGATGAATGGGGTGTGTCCAATTTTTAGTTTAGGTAATTTTGAAGGCTGTGATTCAgttgaagaggatgatgatttAACAGTAAATATTGATGGTGTACGACATCCATTACTTCTGGAGTCCTCCCTAGAAAAAAATTCAGATAATCTTACAAGATCTGGAAATGTTGCGAAGTTGGGGAATGGAAACGGAGCAGTGGCTTCTACAAATAGACCACAAGGCTTATCAGACTTCCCTGTGCCAGTTGACTTTAAAATTAGACATGGAACTAGAGTGGTGGTGATCTCAGGACCTAATACTGGAGGGAAAACTGCTTCCATGAAAACATTGGGCCTGGTGTCACTTATGTCAAAGGCTGGAATGCACCTGCCTGCCAAGAACAGTCCAAAACTTCCTTGGTTTGACCTTATCCTTGCAGATATTGGAGATCATCAG TCCCTTGAACAAAACCTCTCAACTTTTAGTGGGCACATCTCACGTATTTGTAAGTTTTTGGAAGTGGCCTCAAAACAATCACTTGTTCTCATTGATGAAATCGGCAGTGGAACTGATCCATCAGAAGGTGTAGCTCTTTCTACCAGTATCTTACAATATTTAAAGGATCATGTTAACTTGGCTGTTGTGACCACTCATTATGCTGATCTAAGTAATTTGAAGGAAAAGGATACCAGTTTTGACAATGCAGCAATGGAGTTTTCACTTGAAACATTAGAACCAACTTATAGGATCCTTTGGGGATGTACTGGTGATTCAAATGCCTTAAGCATAGCACAATCTATTGGCTTCGATAGAAATGTAATTAATCATGCCCAAAAATGGGTAGAGAAGTTAAAACCAGAACAGCAGCAAGAGCGAAGAGGAATACTGTATCAGTCATTGCAGGAGGAAAGAAACCGATTAAAGGCCCAGGCTGAAAAGGCTGCATACATTCATAAAGAAATCATGGACGTATACCGTGAG ATCCAAGGGGAGGCAGAAGACCTTGATAGACGAGAGATGGAACTTATGGCAAAGGAAACTCAGCAGGTCCAACAAGAGCTAGAGGATGCAAAATCTCAGATGGAAACAACGATAcagaaatttgaaaaggaactcaGAGTCTCTGGGCGTGATAAACTCAATTCACTTATTAGAGAATCTGAATCTGTGATTGCCTCCATTGTAAAATCCCATACTCCTCCTGATAGTTTTCCTGTCAGTGAAGCTGATCACGGTTCATATGCTCCACAATTTGGCGACCAAGTTCGTGTAAAGGGATTGGGAGGGAAATTAGCCACAGTGGTTGAGTTGCCTGGGGATGATGAGGCAATCCTGGTACAGTATGGTAAAGTGAAAGTCCGTGTGAAAAAAAGTAGCATCATAGCTATTCCATCCAGTGCAAAGAATGCTGTAACTAGTTCTTCCACAAATCAGGGGAGGCAG AAAGCACAACACAGGGGTAATTTAGATGTCAACAGCAATGATGATCTTCCATATGGTCCAGTGGTGCGAACATCTAAGAATACTGTGGATCTTCGCGGTATGCGAGTGGAAGAAGCTTCTATCCACCTTGAGATGGCAATTAATGCAAGTCGACCATATTCGGTTCTCTTTGTGATACATGGGATGGGCACTGGCGCTATTAAGGAACGTGCGCTTGAGATCTTACAGAGTCATGCACGTGTTTCTAATTATGAGCCTGAAAATCCAATGAATTATGGTTGTACCATTGCCTATGTCAAGTGA
- the LOC130711613 gene encoding uncharacterized protein LOC130711613 isoform X3 — MQLSSCNLLFIPAKNPPRFSFKPCFCFNHNSAESNSLQAETLKTLEWSSICKHLSAFTSTSMGSSAANAARLPIGRTPQESQKLLDQTSAARLVTHPPDFTGIHDLTEILTVAVSGQLLTIPELCTVRRTLTAARELFHNLKHLASASSNPQRYIPLLEILRNCNFQLDLERKIGFCVDCKLSVILDRASEDLEIIRSERRRNLENLDSLLKEASSQIFRAGGIDRPLITKRRSRMCVGVRASHRYLLPNGVVLNVSSSGATYFMEPKDAIDLNNMEVRLSNSEKAEERAILSMLASEIANSESEINYLLDRILEVDLAFARAAYAGWMNGVCPIFSLGNFEGCDSVEEDDDLTVNIDGVRHPLLLESSLEKNSDNLTRSGNVAKLGNGNGAVASTNRPQGLSDFPVPVDFKIRHGTRVVVISGPNTGGKTASMKTLGLVSLMSKAGMHLPAKNSPKLPWFDLILADIGDHQSLEQNLSTFSGHISRICKFLEVASKQSLVLIDEIGSGTDPSEGVALSTSILQYLKDHVNLAVVTTHYADLSNLKEKDTSFDNAAMEFSLETLEPTYRILWGCTGDSNALSIAQSIGFDRNVINHAQKWVEKLKPEQQQERRGILYQSLQEERNRLKAQAEKAAYIHKEIMDVYREIQGEAEDLDRREMELMAKETQQVQQELEDAKSQMETTIQKFEKELRVSGRDKLNSLIRESESVIASIVKSHTPPDSFPVSEADHGSYAPQFGDQVRVKGLGGKLATVVELPGDDEAILVQYGKVKVRVKKSSIIAIPSSAKNAVTSSSTNQGRQVCIKRVCRKHNTGVI, encoded by the exons ATGCAACTCAGCAGCTGCAACCTCCTCTTCATTCCGGCGAAGAACCCCCCACGGTTTTCATTCAAACCCTGCTTCTGCTTCAACCATAACTCGGCCGAGTCAAACTCACTCCAAGCCGAGACCCTCAAGACACTGGAATGGAGCTCCATATGCAAGCACCTCTCTGCATTCACCTCCACCTCCATGGGCTCCTCCGCCGCCAACGCCGCCCGTTTGCCCATCGGACGGACCCCTCAGGAGAGCCAGAAGCTTCTCGACCAGACTTCCGCCGCCAGACTCGTCACTCATCCGCCTGACTTCACCGGAATCCATGACTTGACGGAGATTCTCACTGTTGCTGTCTCCGGTCAGCTGCTAACCATCCCGGAGCTTTGCACCGTTCGCCGCACGCTTACTGCCGCCAGAGAATTGTTCCACAATTTGAAACACTTGGCTTCTGCTTCTAGTAATCCACAAAG GTACATACCCCTTCTTGAAATACTGCGTAATTGTAATTTTCAACTGGACTTGGAGCGTAAAATAGGATTTTGCGTAGATTGCAAGCTTTCAGTAATTCTTGATAGAGCAAGTGAAGACCTGGAGATCATTAGATCAGAAAGAAGGAGGAACCTAGAAAATTTGGATTCTTTATTGAAGGAAGCATCATCTCAAATCTTCCGGGCTGGGGGCATTGACAGACCATTAATAACTAAGCGTCGATCTAGAATGTGTGTCGGTGTTAGGGCTTCCCATAGATACTTGCTTCCAAATGGGGTTGTTCTGAATGTTAGCAGTTCTGGAGCAACATACTTTATGGAACCCAAAGACGCAATAGATCTGAACAACATGGAAGTTAGGCTTTCGAACTCCGAGAAGGCTGAGGAAAGAGCTATCTTGAGTATGCTTGCATCTGAAATAGCAAATTCAGAATCAGAGATAAACTATTTATTGGATAGAATTCTTGAGGTTGATCTCGCTTTTGCAAGAGCTGCCTATGCTGGATGGATGAATGGGGTGTGTCCAATTTTTAGTTTAGGTAATTTTGAAGGCTGTGATTCAgttgaagaggatgatgatttAACAGTAAATATTGATGGTGTACGACATCCATTACTTCTGGAGTCCTCCCTAGAAAAAAATTCAGATAATCTTACAAGATCTGGAAATGTTGCGAAGTTGGGGAATGGAAACGGAGCAGTGGCTTCTACAAATAGACCACAAGGCTTATCAGACTTCCCTGTGCCAGTTGACTTTAAAATTAGACATGGAACTAGAGTGGTGGTGATCTCAGGACCTAATACTGGAGGGAAAACTGCTTCCATGAAAACATTGGGCCTGGTGTCACTTATGTCAAAGGCTGGAATGCACCTGCCTGCCAAGAACAGTCCAAAACTTCCTTGGTTTGACCTTATCCTTGCAGATATTGGAGATCATCAG TCCCTTGAACAAAACCTCTCAACTTTTAGTGGGCACATCTCACGTATTTGTAAGTTTTTGGAAGTGGCCTCAAAACAATCACTTGTTCTCATTGATGAAATCGGCAGTGGAACTGATCCATCAGAAGGTGTAGCTCTTTCTACCAGTATCTTACAATATTTAAAGGATCATGTTAACTTGGCTGTTGTGACCACTCATTATGCTGATCTAAGTAATTTGAAGGAAAAGGATACCAGTTTTGACAATGCAGCAATGGAGTTTTCACTTGAAACATTAGAACCAACTTATAGGATCCTTTGGGGATGTACTGGTGATTCAAATGCCTTAAGCATAGCACAATCTATTGGCTTCGATAGAAATGTAATTAATCATGCCCAAAAATGGGTAGAGAAGTTAAAACCAGAACAGCAGCAAGAGCGAAGAGGAATACTGTATCAGTCATTGCAGGAGGAAAGAAACCGATTAAAGGCCCAGGCTGAAAAGGCTGCATACATTCATAAAGAAATCATGGACGTATACCGTGAG ATCCAAGGGGAGGCAGAAGACCTTGATAGACGAGAGATGGAACTTATGGCAAAGGAAACTCAGCAGGTCCAACAAGAGCTAGAGGATGCAAAATCTCAGATGGAAACAACGATAcagaaatttgaaaaggaactcaGAGTCTCTGGGCGTGATAAACTCAATTCACTTATTAGAGAATCTGAATCTGTGATTGCCTCCATTGTAAAATCCCATACTCCTCCTGATAGTTTTCCTGTCAGTGAAGCTGATCACGGTTCATATGCTCCACAATTTGGCGACCAAGTTCGTGTAAAGGGATTGGGAGGGAAATTAGCCACAGTGGTTGAGTTGCCTGGGGATGATGAGGCAATCCTGGTACAGTATGGTAAAGTGAAAGTCCGTGTGAAAAAAAGTAGCATCATAGCTATTCCATCCAGTGCAAAGAATGCTGTAACTAGTTCTTCCACAAATCAGGGGAGGCAGGTATGCATTAAAAG AGTCTGCAGAAAGCACAACACAGGGGTAATTTAG
- the LOC130715931 gene encoding heat stress transcription factor B-1-like: MAENMVELNLDLGSFFSRHAGQSPRPRCPAPFLLKTYDLLEEGGAEEDGAKIVSWNSEGTGFVVWSPAEFSELTLPRYFKHNNFSSFIRQLNTYGFKKTSSKRWEFQHEKFQRGCRHMLVDITRKKCEPSVFPSYLKSSSEENATMTSNSTEESKDYHELLMEENKNLKKERLELQTQIAECKSLQMKLLDCLSQFMDKHQNKVRKTC, from the exons ATGGCTGAAAATATGGTGGAGCTCAACCTTGATTTAGGTAGCTTCTTCAGCCGTCATGCAGGGCAGTCCCCTAGGCCGCGGTGCCCGGCACCGTTTCTCTTGAAGACCTATGATTTGTTAGAAGAAGGTGGTGCAGAAGAAGATGGTGCCAAAATTGTGTCATGGAATTCAGAAGGAACTGGTTTTGTTGTGTGGTCTCCAGCTGAATTCTCAGAACTCACCTTGCCTAGATATTTCAAGCACAACAACTTCTCTAGCTTCATTCGCCAATTGAACACATAT GGTTTCAAGAAAACATCATCTAAAAGGTGGGAATTCCAGCATGAGAAATTTCAGAGGGGTTGCAGGCATATGCTGGTTGATATCACGAGGAAGAAGTGCGAGCCAAGTGTGTTTCCTTCATACCTCAAGTCTTCTTCTGAGGAAAACGCAACAATGACATCTAATTCAACGGAAGAAAGCAAAGATTATCATGAACTACTCATGGAGGAGAACAAGAACCTAAAGAAGGAGAGATTGGAGCTGCAGACGCAGATAGCTGAATGCAAATCACTACAAATGAAGTTGTTGGACTGCCTCTCTCAATTTATGGACAAACACCAAAATAAAGTTAGGAAAACATGCTAA